A stretch of the Lactuca sativa cultivar Salinas chromosome 9, Lsat_Salinas_v11, whole genome shotgun sequence genome encodes the following:
- the LOC111885183 gene encoding tropinone reductase homolog At5g06060: MTSSAAGNFSGVIGNSRWSLAGMTALVTGGTRGIGYAVVEELAALGAEVHTCSRNESELNQRLQEWSDKGFKVTGSVCDLSSRPQREQFIEKVSSLFGGKLNILINNVGTNIVKPTLDYTAEEYSFLMSTNLESCYHMSQLAHPLLKASGAGNIVFISSVAGLVHASVGSIYSATKGAINQLTKNLACEWATDKIRTNCVAPWFTKTSLVEQYMQLVGPKEFEDAVASRTPLKRLAEANEVSSLVAFLCLPGASYITGQTIAIDGGFSVNAFA; this comes from the exons ATGACTTCCTCAGCCGCCGGAAACTTTTCTGGTGTGATTGGAAATTCAAGATGGTCACTAGCCGGAATGACTGCTTTGGTCACTGGTGGTACACGTGGAATCGGCTACGCTGTGGTGGAGGAACTGGCGGCGTTAGGGGCAGAAGTGCACACCTGCTCACGTAACGAGTCTGAACTTAACCAACGCTTACAAGAATGGTCCGACAAGGGTTTTAAGGTCACTGGATCCGTCTGCGACTTATCTTCTCGTCCCCAACGGGAACAGTTTATCgaaaaagtttcctcactttttgGTGGCAAACTCAACATCCTT ATAAACAATGTTGGGACGAATATCGTGAAACCCACTTTAGATTACACAGCAGAAGAGTATTCCTTTCTCATGTCTACCAATTTGGAATCTTGTTACCATATGTCGCAACTTGCTCACCCTCTTCTAAAGGCTTCTGGAGCTGGAAATATTGTATTCATTTCATCTGTTGCAGGGTTGGTTCACGCCTCCGTTGGGTCTATTTACAGTGCCACCAAAG GTGCAATAAATCAGCTTACAAAGAATTTAGCATGTGAATGGGCAACAGACAAGATTCGGACAAATTGTGTAGCACCATGGTTCACTAAAACCTCCCTTGTTGAACAG TATATGCAGCTTGTTggtcctaaggagtttgaggatGCTGTGGCATCTAGAACTCCTCTGAAACGCCTTGCGGAAGCCAATGAAGTTTCCTCTCTCGTGGCCTTCCTTTGCCTGCCTGGTGCTTCTTACATCACTGGTCAAACCATAGCTATTGATGGGGGATTTTCGGTCAATGCTTTCGCATGA